From the genome of Miscanthus floridulus cultivar M001 chromosome 10, ASM1932011v1, whole genome shotgun sequence, one region includes:
- the LOC136485028 gene encoding anthocyanidin 5,3-O-glucosyltransferase-like — MKKTVVLYPGLGAGHLMPMIELAKVFVQHGVAVTVALVKPPSELGALDFPAVVACAAASNPSISFHVLPASSSLPATSGSGTGSGSSSDDAPSKKHYVLQMVDYLKTMNAPLRDFLRSLPAVDVLVIDMFCPDALDVAAELRLPVYYSYASCAGDLAVFLSLAFDQDTYTASIDAGDATLSLPGAPPFKASDLPREDDKDLEAGKAILQTLQRMAASDGILVNTFVELEMRAVRALRDGLCVPGRDTPPVYCIGPLVSGGGGEKEHECLRWLDSQPDRSVVFLCFGSLGTFSERQLKEVAVGLERSEQRFLWVVRTRRIVDEALPEPDLGALLPDGFLERTTGRGLVFKCWAPQVDVLRHRAAGAFMTHCGWNSTLEGITAGLPLLCWPMYAEQKMNKVFIVQEMKLGVEMRGYDGEVVAADQVETKIRWVMESEGGRALRERAAAAKDAAAKAIQEGGSSHADFVRFLQDLDNISSRS, encoded by the coding sequence ATGAAGAAAACCGTGGTTCTCTACCCGGGCCTCGGCGCCGGCCACCTGATGCCGATGATCGAGCTGGCCAAGGTCTTCGTCCAGCACGGCGTCGCCGTCACCGTGGCGCTCGTGAAACCGCCGTCCGAGCTCGGGGCCCTCGACTTCCCCGCCGTGGTCGCCTGTGCCGCGGCCTCCAACCCGTCCATCTCCTTCCACGTCCTACCGGCGTCGTCGTCGCTGCCCGCGACCTCTGGTTCTGGCACCGGCTCCGGCTCCAGCTCCGACGATGCTCCCAGCAAGAAGCACTACGTCCTCCAGATGGTGGACTACCTCAAGACCATGAACGCTCCGCTCCGCGACTTCCTCCGATCGCTGCCCGCCGTTGACGTGCTCGTCATCGACATGTTCTGCCCCGACGCGCTCGACGTCGCGGCCGAACTCAGGCTGCCCGTCTACTACTCCTACGCGTCGTGCGCCGGGGACCTCGCTGTCTTCCTCAGCCTCGCCTTCGACCAAGACACCTACACAGCTTCCATAGACGCTGGCGATGCTACCCTTTCCTTGCCGGGCGCTCCTCCGTTCAAGGCGTCGGATCTGCCGAGAGAAGATGACAAGGACCTCGAAGCAGGCAAGGCCATCCTCCAAACGCTGCAGCGGATGGCGGCGTCCGACGGGATCCTCGTCAACACCTTCGTGGAGCTGGAGATGCGGGCGGTGCGCGCTCTGCGGGACGGGCTGTGCGTGCCCGGCCGTGACACGCCACCGGTCTACTGCATCGGGCCACTGGTGTCCGGCGGCGGTGGGGAAAAGGAGCACGAGTGCCTCCGCTGGCTGGACTCGCAGCCCGACCGCAGCGTCGTGTTCCTCTGCTTCGGGAGCCTGGGCACGTTCTCCGAGAGACAGCTGAAGGAGGTCGCCGTCGGCCTGGAGAGGTCAGAGCAGAGGTTTCTCTGGGTGGTGCGCACCCGGCGCATCGTCGACGAGGCGCTGCCGGAGCCAGACCTCGGCGCGCTCCTTCCAGACGGCTTCTTGGAGAGGACCACGGGCAGAGGCCTCGTGTTCAAGTGCTGGGCGCCGCAGGTGGACGTGCTGCGCCACAGGGCGGCCGGCGCTTTCATGACGCACTGTGGGTGGAACTCGACGCTGGAGGGCATCACGGCGGGGCTGCCGCTCCTGTGCTGGCCGATGTATGCAGAGCagaagatgaacaaggtgttcatcgTGCAGGAGATGAAGCTCGGGGTGGAGATGAGGGGATACGACGGCGAGGTGGTGGCGGCCGATCAGGTGGAGACAAAGATAAGGTGGGTGATGGAATCCGAGGGTGGGCGGGCGCTCAGagagagggcggcggcggccaaaGATGCGGCAGCCAAGGCGATCCAGGAAGGGGGCTCATCTCACGCTGACTTCGTCAGATTTCTCCAGGATCTTGACAACATCTCATCCCGTTCGTGA